AACTCTGATTCTATAAAGGTTTGGAGTTAAATTTGAGGGAAATGAGTGAAATAGGGACGCGGGAAGCCAAATGCGGGAGTGatgttttgtttataaaaatcgACGGCTCTTGCGTCgattttagttaaaataaaaatcaacgcTCTAGTCGTCTATTTTATGTAATAAATCTATATCGTTTATCCAACTTAAAAAAGATATCTCTATCGTCTAAATTTATTGACGGAAAAGGTTGTCGAtatttcaattattaaaatagacaACAAGTCCGtcgattttaaagaaaaaaaattttcatccaCTCTTTTGTCGGTAATGTGACGATAGAACAAAAAAGGTTAGAAAGTTACCAAAACTATAGACGACATCGtcgtcgattttaatattttatttttaatgatctctttttcattttatcGACGACAAGCTATCGAAAATTATCGACGAAAAATTTGACCATCGATTTTTGGCGTCGATAATTACTCTGTTTCTTGTAGTGTTAGAGGTCGAATGCCTCCATCATTTTGGTGTTGCACTCAGGAGGATAGATTATGGAGGAAGCTTCGTAAAGTTGACCTGGTTTCGGAGACTGAAGGATCATTTAGTCTTAGATAATGATATTCAGGTTTAGAGGTACGTAAAGTGCCACATAATGTTATTATTTGGGGCCATTCTGTTTAGGGACAAGTTTGGGACAGCAGTGCATTGAAAATTTCTGCCGTTGCTCTGTAACTTCGACTGGATCATTTCGTGCTCCTTTCAGAATCGAATTGATGCACTCTACTAGATTGATTGTCATATGACCCCATCGGTAACCACCATCAAATTCCAAAGTATACTGTTCACGTGGGATCCGATCTAGCCAATTACTGTACGCCTCACTGTATTCACGCAATCGCTGATAACGTATCTCGTACTCGTAAATTTTCCTCGAATATCCTATGATACACAAAAGGCTTCCTTGTAAAATCATGCATTATAACAGAATCTAAGACAATAACAAATTTGTTGTATTCAAATTTACCTATGTTGACGATAAGCTTCTATAAGTATGGAGCCTTGAACTTTCTCAGGAAGTTCGACTCTATATGCCTAATACAAAACATGTGGAAAGCTCTAGGAGGAGACTAGGCTCCGTTACTCCGAGCAATAGCTGAGTTGATGGACTCATGTCAATCGGTGATAAGGCCCGCACCGTCACGTGTCACCACATGCTGTCGCAAGTTACTGAGAAAAAAGTGCCACGCCTCAGAtgtctctccctccactatcGCAAATGCAATGAGCACCATATTGTTGTTGCCGTCCTGAGAAACTGCAACCAACAAACAACCTTTATATTTTCCACACAAATGAGTTTTGTCTACCTGCACTATTGGCTTGTAATGTCTAAATGCTCTGATACAAGGGTAATAACTCCAGAAGACTCGATGTAAGACACAATTGTTAGGAACCAAGTCATCACCCTGGTACGCAGGCATTATTTCAAAGTGAACTATCGTTGATGGCTCTTTGTGACACATGGCCTCAAACCAGATGGGCAAAGCTTCATATGAAGCTTCCCAACCGCCAAAAATTGACTCCACTTCCTCCTGCTTTACTAACCATGTTTTGCGATAACTTACGGTGTAATTAAACTTTGACTGTACTTCTGCAATAACTGATTTCACCTTTATAGATGGGTCAACTTCTACCAAGGGCTTAATTTCTTCTGCAATTGTGTTAGAACCCAATTTCGAATGATCTTGAGAAATGGTTGCTCTAGTACACGTGTGACTACCATTATACCTCCTTATCTCCCAGCAGTACTTTTTGCACATTTTACTAACCTTGATTAGCCGGTTACAACCAGCGCCATATTGTGTACATTTAACATAGAATGTTGTTAGTTCCGACTCGTACACCCGATAATCTACGCCTCGACAGATTGTATAATCTTTCATCGCCTTAATCACTGCCTCCTTAGAACTGAATTACATCCCCACGATGAATTCACCATCCACTACAACAAGCAGCTCTGCTACATTCACACCACaaaatatgtattttgattaataattataaattacacatataatataaataagcaataaaataaataagtaataaaattaatataaatataaaatctatCAACATTTGTCGTTttccaaaatataaatataaataagtaataataatttataaaccacaatatataacaaattataaaatatacataaacaattaataaaaaattaaaaaacaaccAAATAATTAAATGCTAATTACTAAATAAAAAACCTTACATAATCATTTGCCATTTTTACTGATCACATGTTGGTCATGCTACCTAAACAATCTGTCATattaatctattatatattgtatCAAAACTACATACCTGCATTCATATATTGAGGAAATTCCGGTGTATGCATGGCCTCCAAATTCAGCGAGCACATGGAAATAGGCTTCACAAACGGATGCTGGTTTACTAGTGCATTTGCCACCTCCGCCACATCTGCCTGCATATTGCCATCGGCCTGATCTTCGTCTCCACCCGAATCAAGGCATTCATAATTACTTTCGAACTCCTCCTTACTATCACTATTATAATTTTCCAGCTCAATATTCAAGTCTGCTTCAGACTATTCGAACTCAATATACAGCTCGATAAACGATATCTGTGAGCGAGTTTCCATGTACACTGAAAACATATCTTGCATGCTCACTTTATCGGTTACATATTTGGTTTGAAACTGAATGAACCCACCAAATACAAATATAGGGTACTTGTATAAAATGCACGATACTCTCCTAGATATTTGAAAATCCATTTTCTCACAAATTACACATTTTAATTCTTCAAATGACAACGTGATTGGAATAACAATATCTAACAGATTTTCACATACAAATTTCACTCCTTCAACTGTTTGTAACAAAATCTGACCATAATAATAAACTTTTAACAAACTCTATCATCTGTTATGATATATTCACATCAAACGCTCTCAAACTTGAAAAAGTTGCTGTTCAaacaatgaagaaaaagaagaagttgctGTCGAAACaatgaagaggaagaaagaattAAAGGGGTTTCAGAAGAGA
This sequence is a window from Arachis duranensis cultivar V14167 chromosome 2, aradu.V14167.gnm2.J7QH, whole genome shotgun sequence. Protein-coding genes within it:
- the LOC107473610 gene encoding uncharacterized protein LOC107473610, which codes for MCKKYCWEIRRYNGSHTCTRATISQDHSKLGSNTIAEEIKPLVEVDPSIKVKSVIAEVQSKFNYTVSYRKTWLVKQEEVESIFGGWEASYEALPIWFEAMCHKEPSTIVHFEIMPAYQGDDLVPNNCVLHRVFWSYYPCIRAFRHYKPIVQVDKTHLCGKYKGCLLVAVSQDGNNNMVLIAFAIVEGETSEAWHFFLSNLRQHVVTRDGAGLITD